The genome window TAATGTAACCCATCATCCTTTTAATTAAAGCTTGGGATTGACATAGATgatgttttttaaataaatattgaaTATTTTATCTAAATCCAAATCTTGACTAAGTCTAAGAAATAATGAACTACATAAAGTAATCAATTGATCTTGATCCCTAGTTAGTTCTTAGGTTCTTCGCCAAATATGTATTAATTATGAGCTATATGGAAATGTGATTTTATTAGTGTATCATCTCTATGATATGTACAACAAGAATGATGCTCCTGACTTGGGCAAATCAAGTTGCACATATGAATGTAGAGAGATACATTGCAAGAGCAACTTAGAACAAATGATGGGCCAATCTTGAATTCCAATGGCCCAGAATAATGTCAAGCCCAAAGGATGATGAGTTCTTGAACCAACAAGGACAGGCATTATGACTTGACTCGGAGAAGCTATGAAACAAACCATAATTGAGTAATATTCAATACTGTATATTATAGTTATTAATTAAGTGTCCTTTCAAAATATGAAAATAGAGTATATATCCATCAAAAGAAACTCAGGTTAACCACAATTAATTAATCTAagttaaaaagataaaaataagacctaaaataactatattttattaattttataaaaagaatatattaattattagaacttttaattaaaatcaaattATAGTCAAATGACATAGATTAATTATAATGGTATTTATATATACAAGTTTTAGTATTATACATATGTGTACATATCtgctaaatttaaatttagagaaATTAATGCTAAAACACTTATTATGGAGAAATGTAtatgtggttttttttttcttattattatttctgGTCTGTTCGAATCCAAAGCGTCAGAGTTACGGCCGTATCAAAGTCAATTATTCCTCTCCGCCATGGTGGCTATGATCATGCTGCGAACACTGTACAGAGATGCCTCCAAGTACAACCAGCTTGAAACCCAAGAAGCCCAAGAAGTGATAGGGTGGAAGCTAGTTCATGGGGATGTATTCAGGGCTCCAACCAACTCAGATTTGTTGTGCGTATATGTTGGAACAGGTGTTCAGTTCTTTGGTATGCTACTGGTGACCATGATTTTTGCAGTTCTCGGCTTCCTCTCTCCATCAAACAGAGGGGGACTGTTTGGCAGCTATTCTCCTACTTTGGGTCTTTATCGGTTGACGGCATTCACTTTTCCTTGTATCGTTTCAGCTATCTTCTTCATCTTGAATGCTCACTTGGGCTTGATAAAGTGATAGAATAAAGAGTGAAATTATAAAGGTAAAAAAAAAGTACATCTCAATTAGTATCAAACAATGTCTATTTATATATAGTGAAAGAGAGGATTTTTTTTAACTGAGTAGCGAGATTTCCTTATGCAGTCGAGGAAATCTCTCATATGTTATCATGCTTCCACAAGATCGAGCTCatgtcaaggataccgatcttggaccaATGCAATAAatataatttgtaagctagaggcttcgtgagtgagtttgctagttgattagctgtatgaacatgagagacacgaagttgacgtctgacaacttgatctcacacGAAGTGAAGGTCGATGACAATGTGTTTAATGCATGAGTGGAACACTAGATTGACGCataggtaggtagctccaacattgtcacaatatattgtaggagtaagggTAGACCTGACTTTGAGTTCTTTGAGgagatttgtaacccaattgagttcagcagtagCGGTAGCAATGacatgatattcagcttcagttgtagaccggacgattatcttttgcttcttagaactccaactgattggattagacccaagaaagacgaCATACCTTGAGGTGGAGGTGCGATCATCAAAGTGCTaaaaggaagtctatgacttttattactgagacAAACATCAGATCGAGAcatcgatgccacacatcaattagaGCTACAACTGAGGAGTAGACAGTGGGTTGTTTTATTTGTGTAACTGACagccattcataaacattgtcttTACTCTAGTCTTGGACTAAGGATGCTCCCATGCTCAAATCTTTGACAAGAaatgagttaggaaagaattcaatggaggtattattttgtttgcaaaattgaaaAACGGAAATAAGATTtcgtttaatgtgaggtgcacacaaaacatcatcgagtgtaaaattatggtaggtgaattaagcattgtagaaccagtatgagtaataggaattcctttaccatcaccgatgatgatgtcttcatttccactgtagttgttgtggatggacaagttctgtAGATCAGATGTGATGTGATGAGATGCACCAAAGTCTACGATCCAATTTTGATCACTAGTGTTTAGAGTAGTCATGAGATTtacttgaggccaatgtgattgagtAGGGAGTCTGGGTCGAGATCGATAGACCTTTGCAGAGTGATCGACTTTGTCACATAGTTGGCACACAACTTTTTATTGGTAGTGAGGGCGCTAGGATTGCTGAGGAGTAAAGTAGCCACCTTGGGTGttgtgattgaaatattgatgatattaagGAGGTATGGTTTGTTTGGAGCTTATAGGTTTAAGAGGTatcttggtcaaacctttgttgacagTCTTATTATACGGATTGCCCCTCCTCACTTGAGCTATGATGGATGATCCTGATAATTTGTCTTCATGctttagatatatctcaaagtcagtcAGCTTATCGTAGAGTTCTTCGAAAGATACTGATGAGTCACATGCCCGTATTACTGttaccaattccttgtactcattgcCGAGGTCATTGAGGATATGAACAGTGATTTCTTCATCAATGAGAGAATGATCTATCAAGGCCAAATtatcgatgataacctttatATTGTGTAGATAATCAGTAACAAGACTTCCCTCTTGTCTAGTTGTCATGAGActagataggagactaagcatacGAGTGCGTGAACTATTCGCCAGGGTAGTTTTCAACTTACATTAGGCTTTGAAGATATGAGCGGGGCGAGGGATCCAGCAACCGAGGCTTGAATTgtctggaggatgagacgatcctggcataaccatagtttgtggtccgAATTTGGTACTAGACTAGGTGCTCTTGGGATGTTTAGGATTGCCGGTGGCCAACGAAGGGAGCCATCGatatagcctagaagatcatagccaaataagagattagaaaattgagcacgtCAGGATGCATAGTTGCCTAGATAATTTGAAGAGGATGAAGGTTGCTGCATTGATGGAAATAAGGCTTGTATGTGGGAAAGTACTATGGTTCCCTGCGACAACAACTAAagcatcagaggtagatgatgatgacatatggaAGTAGGTAAAAGGTTGCAGCAACGCCAATGATCAGGGAagaagaggtggtggtggtgcagaTCAATGTCACCCGAGGAAGGTTGTTGGCAAACGAGGTCTTTGTTGAAGGAGAAGATTAGCTTTGTGTAAGATAATTGCAGATCTTTGTACAGCATATCAATAGTTAGGAATCTGGGCAGCGATGTAGTGATGCAGCAAGTGGTATAGAAAGATTCCAAATGCTGCTTATCGAGGCAAAGGTGGAGCAAGATGCAGTGGCTGCCCCGATCACCGACCAAAGGCAACGGGAGAGAACTGCAAAGATTGTTTGGTAACAGTAGAAAGGGATGGTAGGCCTATACCAAGACAAGGTCCTCGCTAGGACCAAGACATGACCCGGTAGGAGTGTCTCTGTAGGAAGATCAAAACGTTGCCATAGGATGCCGCTGGAAGCAGTGAGGACGATGTTGCTAGAGGCGAGGATAGCGATGGCAGAGGCATTGGTAGgagtggaaggtgggaggtgaGAGGTGGGTGATTGCGGTGGCTTGAGTTCGTGCACGTAGCAGTGATCCACGCGTTACTGTGCATGGCACAACTGTATGTATACGCAGAGGAGAGCACCAGACCGCCCAGCGTGTAGACTATTGAAGGCACAGGCGTCCCCTTCGATCTCCTCAAGTTTACTTTTAtggcagatcaacgaagactgccacagtgaggaagatgaggatgagGATTGACCGCAGAGTCTTGCTTGGGAATGTAGCTGCAGCGAcgatggtcgctggccggagacaAAGAGTaaaattgtaaaggaaaaaaaaaaatacatctcaATTAATGTCATATAATATCGATTTATATATagtaaaagagaatatttttctttgagcagcaagatttcctcgtgcagttaAGAAAATCTCATCTGCAGTTGAGAAAATTTCTCATCTGATAAGCTGTCCCCTTTAATATTTGCTCTTGTACTACTTTGGTTTGGTATATCCGTGCCTCGTGTTTGTTGGAAGCTATGTTGGTTTCAAGAAGCCTGCAATCGAGGATCCCGCGAAGCCGAACAAGATTCCCAGGCAGATACCAGAACAGGCTTGGTACATGAACAGGCCAATTTTCTCGATACTAAATGGTGGCATTCTCCCTTTTGGAGCTGTTTTCATTGAGCTCTTCTTCATCCTTACATCAATCTGGCTTAATCAGTTCTACCACTTCTTCGGGTTCCTCTtcgttgtcttttatcattctcaTTATCACCTGTGCGGAGATCACAATCGTCCTATGCTATTTCCAGCTGTGCAGTGAGGATTATTTGTGGTGGTGGAGATCCTACCTGACGTCTGGATCTTCTGCTCTTCATCTTTTCCACTATGCAACCTTCTACTTCTTCACAAATCTGGAGATTACCAAGCCAGCCTCTGGAATTCTGTACTTGGGATATATGTTGATTGCTTCTTATGCCTTCTTTGTGCTGACAGGCACAATTGGCTTCTGTGCATGCGTCTGGTTTACTAGGTTGATTTAGTCATCAGTGAAGATAGACTGAGGATTCTCGACTCATATTGGTGTTCTGAAGCAAAGATCACGGTCAACTGTCAGCTCATCTGGAATCAATTTTGTAGTCATGGATGTtccacttaaaagaaaattatggggtgagattttatcttcttattTAGATCCACTCTTACTCTTTTTTCCTTGATATTTCAATGTAGCTGGTGTTCAACTGATGATGATGCTTCTTGAAATTGTAGGATTAAGGTCACTGTATAAGACATCCTTTCAAGGCTGTGTTCTTTTCATCAAAAAGTGGTTGCGGAAAAATTATACGAGTTAGAGTCCATACCCATGTCATGTTCAAATTGTCATGCAATATCATCCTACATAAGTCAAGAAGATTTCACTGTTTCTTTCAAGGCCATGAAAGCTTTTACGCTATATGAGGGGGCCTTGACATAGTTGGATTTGGTCGTTCGGCCTTGTAGTAGAGCTCCAAGTAGCCGATGGCGGCGACGACCATGAAACCGCCGACGGCCATGGTGGTCGGGCTGTGCGGCATCTTGCGCCGCTGGTGCACCACGCCGAGGAGTCGGCCGGTGGCCGCTTCGCATCCCTCTCCTTTCTGCTCATCGCTTCTCTCTCGATCTCTGCCCTTGCAGTGAAGGGAGCAGCTTGGCTTTAGGTGCCACGTTCGTACGTGCATGGCGGATTCGAAACGTGGCAACTGGATGATCCGTTCGTGGGCACGCGCGTGAACCGCGAGGAAGGAGATGGTTACGTGGACTTGAGGGCTTTTTAAGGGGGTGGCAGCACAGTTGATATTTTAATGGCTTTTGCGCTGTACCGAGCTTCGCCtcacataataataaaataaattcaatGCAAGAACTAAAACATCAAAATTCGTGCAGCCTCATCAGGACCGAGGTAACACGGTAGCTGCGAAAGCTCGGTTCACATCAGCATCCCCAGAACCACCAGAGAGCATGCCATGCCACTCCCGAAAACCACCGCCCTCCGAGCGGCGCTGGTCGGAGCGACCGCCGGTCCCTCGGACTCCGCCAGGGACGGCGCCGTAGCGAGGCCGCGGAGCGAGTGGCGCTCCGACATCACCACCACGATCAGCTTCTCCCCCTCCTCGCAGGCGCCTGCTGCTCCGCTGATGAAGTAGTTCGCTCCGGGGAGGTGCAGCCTCACGACGGTCGCCCCGTCCTTGTGCTCCGCCACCGGACTTGAGCGGTTGCAGCCCAGGTAGGCGTCCCTGGTTACCTGCAGTACCGAGTCCTTCGCGGCGTCGTACTTCCAGACTGGCGTGCAGGAGATTGGAGACTTGTCAGTGTCTTGTTTCTCTTGCCTGGGAAAGATGGATGTAAGGAGCGGAGAAGGTTACCGAGGGAATCGCCGACTTGGAAACGATTCTTCTCGGCCCATTGGTTGAGGGAATCCGTGGTGTTGGGTGGGACTCGCCACGCGTTGTCGTTGCCTCCGACCAAGAAGTCCCTTGCTTCTGAGCTTCCCAAAATGCTTGCGAGGAGAAGGGCGAGGCAGAAGGGCGACAAGGACTCGGATGAggccatggagagagagagagagagatggttttGTTGGGAAGCTTGGTAGGGCTTTATTTAAAATTGAGGGAAGTAGCCGTTGGAAGGAAGCTGGGGGTGTTGTTGGGAATGGGAACCAGGTGTGAGCTCGTCCCGTCGTGCATCAACGGCCACAACATATCTATCGAGGAATCTGGGGATCAGACGACACATTTCAACGTTCGCATCACTCGGTTCAAGATCTAGGAACAGGAGATCTATGTGTTGATTTCATCCATGTTCTCGAGTTACAACTTCGGCCCTAACAAAGTTTGGCACACATCAAAAAGCATACATCGGATGATAATTCATTATCTTGCGGCGTTGCTGAGAAATTTAAATGCGAACAAAAATGATAATTCAACTTCAAGGGCGAAAGTAAATGGTATGAGATTATAGGAATTGCAACAAAAATGATAATTCAACTTTAAGGGCGAAAGTATATGGTATGAGATTATAGGAGTTGTCATCAACTTGACTGAAAAGCAAATCAACAAAATGGCCCCTCGACTTCATATCACGAATTCTGTCAAGGTGAGGAACACGAGTTCCATGTAGACCATGGTTAGATGAACCGGTGTATTCATTGCTTCAGTCCTTCGCTGAGGCCTGGTGGCATTCCCAAACTCTGGGCAAGATTGCTCATTCTCTCTTTCATAGCCTGGAAGATACAAACATCATGTCATCATGCAAGATAAATCTTAAGTTGGATCACCATATGGTAGCAAAGTAGATCTAACCTGAACACTTTTCTGGTGCGCATCCTTGTACGCTTCGGTTACCAACAGAGAGAGCTTCTGCGAATAAGGGAAACAATCTTGGTCCATTGAGATGTTGATGCATTGAAGACGAAAGAGGTTTTGCTAAGAAATTGTTGAGTTCATGATGAGACATGGGCAACTTCCAGATTAGTGGAGTAACAGGTTTGAAGCATTGCATGACAAATACCAATTTGAGATTCACATTGGGATGTCATACAAGATAATAGTACAAACACAGGCCAATGCAGCTGACAATTCATATGTTCTCACACAGTTAAGACATTAGCCTGGCTGCATAAGAATCTTATCAGTAAAGCAAAACATTTTTGTGTGGTTGCTGAGCATGCAAACTGCAGTCCACAATTTTCAGTGTCAACTATTTACCAAAGATACTGATTGGACTTGACGATAGGGCCAAGTCTTGGAAATGCAGTTGGTATAAATTAACAAATGAGAAAAGTTATATGTAACTACTTAAAGATGCAGGCCACTAAATAAAGCTTTTTCTCATAATTCTGTGTTGTAATTGGACTTACACAGAATGTACCACAAAATGAGGACAGGTTCTGGTACAATTGTATGGTTGTTTCTTAGACCTACCCAAGGTTGAGAACTCAAAACCAAGGATGTCATCTATCCTAACTGGTCAAGACTATGACTGTTTGATATCAGTGTCTAAGTACCTACAGTCATCACCATTTGCcaaaaataaaaagggaaaaagaaatggCCGTTTCTGTTCATGGCACATCACAAGGTCATGCATGTCCCTAGACTAGGATCACGAGACCCTTGTGCTCAAGAAACATCGCCTAAAAGAATGTACTGATAAAAATCcagaataaaaaatcaaaattatcttTTCCTAGCAATAAAATCAGTATATTAAATCAGTTTAGTGTTCTGTAGATCAGCGATACCAACATAATAACACAATTAGAAACAGCAGTTGGAAGTTGTCATGATATGCACAATGCACATACAGTTTATCTGAGAAGTACAGTTATATCATTGGTGCAAGACTGGAACTTACTTCAGAACCCAGCTCCATTGCAGCCTCGGTGATTTCAATGCGTATGGGTTGCTGGTTTCCAGAAAGAGTTGCCTGGCAAAAGCATTAAATGTAACCAATTTGAAAATTGCATACACAACTATTTAAGGTTGCATTCATTAATGTTCAACAGCACGGAATAAATGTAAAAAAACCACCACCAAGCAAAACTGAAATTGACAATTCCTGAATTGATCTTATCTTATTTGATACAGAATAATTAGTGACTATAAGCATTCCCAACTCATTACTTCTGCTGTCACATTAACCTATGGTTTTAAACCATTAAATTCTTAACGGTAACACTACAGGACCAAACCTAACACAAATGCTATAGCCTATTCCGAAAGCAATGAAGAAAGCAATTATTTGAGTGGTTCCAAGAAAAACATGATGAACCTTTATCGTCAGTTTCTGTCATATCAAAAAGGGTGAAAATAGCATTTTAAATACAATAACATAcatgcacatatatatacataacgagaatgttagagaaaatataagatcTGGAAAGGTGATGAACAACCAAATCACCATGTGCCAATATATGCAtcagaaaaggagaaaaaactgAGACAAGGTTGAAGCTAGAATCATCATATGGGGGACCACATTAATATGCATAAAAATTGgatattatagaataacaaatatAGTTATTGACAAGGTTCACAATCTTGCATACTGGTACTATACCAGTTAGAGCTTGGACTGGTACAGTACCAGTCCATACCAATGTACCTGAGTGTTGGTACTTCAAGGTACATATCAAGTTTTAAAAAAATCTAGAAAAAAACAGAAACTGCTCAATACAGAACCTATGCCAGGCATACCGGGAGGTGAAGGGCTCGTACCACTCAATGCAGGTCCAGTGCTAGACATACCACTCGGTTTACATAAGTTTGTGTACCAGTGGGATAGATAAACACAACCGTATCGAGGTAAACATGACCAGCATCAAACAGTCTGAGCTGTaacagacaaaattctaaacaggatgtttgatgtaatgtttatgtatgtccgtgtcttttggtttgttcatgctttgcacagcatgtagagggacgatcgaaggcttaacagccccatgttagttgggtttggtggctgttttaggctttgtaaataaagattgtgtcatgtggacacttgtgagagatacccAGTCTgtggtggaccattttggatcctttgttatgCGACCGTTCaaaacttgtaaagtctgtttgtaatttgcattgattaTGAAGTGTcctctgaaatgtttgcttgtggatcccgagtgaggtgttttctctaacctgttttctcttttgtaggtcctaagggaccatgggaggtttcggggaggctgatctttacggacggacgcgtaagggtgccgcacgacttaggcaaaaccagctaagtccgtgaaacagatggtatcagagcaagacaagcactcatagaaacacttggcatgcaaacatggGAGACCTGACGGGGCTACGTTGAGAACAACCGGCATgcatgaccgtttgggggaaagcgggtgtcatgacccgagtctaatgggctaactggcctatcaacttcgtttggtctaaaccactgaccaaaatgcttaagctgaagttgatagtagcacactcatcagacccttataagtcaatcttaatcttgcccatttTCAATGTagaactaatcaggggtgttacaatctcccccactcaaaggcttgacatccccgtcaaggcccaacataacccaaatcagaccctagcatagtgcatgtgaggcgtagcccagtggtggctccacgccgtgacgagtcctctggctccgtctacgggtagccctttcttactcgagccacctcaccatgc of Musa acuminata AAA Group cultivar baxijiao chromosome BXJ2-3, Cavendish_Baxijiao_AAA, whole genome shotgun sequence contains these proteins:
- the LOC103973884 gene encoding LOW QUALITY PROTEIN: transmembrane 9 superfamily member 8 (The sequence of the model RefSeq protein was modified relative to this genomic sequence to represent the inferred CDS: inserted 2 bases in 1 codon; deleted 1 base in 1 codon; substituted 2 bases at 2 genomic stop codons), giving the protein MEKCICGFFFLIIISGLFESKASELRPYQSQLFLSAMVAMIMLRTLYRDASKYNQLETQEAQEVIGWKLVHGDVFRAPTNSDLLCVYVGTGVQFFGMLLVTMIFAVLGFLSPSNRGGLFGSYSPTLGLYRLTAFTFPCIVSAIFFILNAHLGLINXENFSSDKLSPLIFALVLLWFGISVPXVFVGSYVGFKKPAIEDPAKPNKIPRQIPEQAWYMNRPIFSILNGGILPFGAVFIELFFILTSIWLNQFYHFFGFLFVVFIILIITCAEITIVLCYFQLCSEDYLWWWRSYLTSGSSALHLFHYATFYFFTNLEITKPASGILYLGYMLIASYAFFVLTGTIGFCACVWFTRLIXSSVKID
- the LOC103973882 gene encoding early nodulin-like protein 15, with product MASSESLSPFCLALLLASILGSSEARDFLVGGNDNAWRVPPNTTDSLNQWAEKNRFQVGDSLVWKYDAAKDSVLQVTRDAYLGCNRSSPVAEHKDGATVVRLHLPGANYFISGAAGACEEGEKLIVVVMSERHSLRGLATAPSLAESEGPAVAPTSAARRAVVFGSGMACSLVVLGMLM